The following are encoded together in the Azospirillum brasilense genome:
- a CDS encoding ABC transporter substrate-binding protein has protein sequence MRRAAALLTIAAALLLGSPAWAADPLVVRIGYLTRAEEPRIPQTFLEPVSEDEGVQGARLAIADNNTTGRFLNQRFDLVEVTVPEDGRVEDAVRDLAGQGVRLLVADLKEDALLAAAAAPEAADMLIFNTRAPDDDLRNERCRANLLHVTPSRRMQADALAQYLASRKWMNWLLVVGRTPEDAAYADAIRAAAKRYRARIVEEKRWAFEDANRRVDTGHVTVQSEILTFTQGTEHDVLVVADEADGFGEYLLYQTWLPRPVVGTHGLVPTAWSRVHEQWGATQIHSRFERQAGRWMRPRDYTAWMAVRAVGEAATRTKSADPAALAAFVRGPDFTLPAFKGQGLTFREWDGQLRQPVLLAGPRVLVSVSPQPGYLHQFSELDTLGDDRPESRCRNR, from the coding sequence GTGAGGCGGGCCGCCGCCCTTCTGACCATCGCCGCGGCGCTTCTGCTCGGGAGCCCGGCGTGGGCCGCCGATCCGCTGGTGGTCCGCATCGGCTATCTGACCCGCGCGGAGGAGCCGCGGATTCCCCAAACCTTCCTCGAACCGGTGTCGGAGGACGAGGGCGTCCAGGGCGCCCGCCTCGCCATCGCCGACAACAACACGACGGGGCGGTTCCTCAACCAGCGCTTCGATCTGGTCGAGGTGACGGTGCCGGAGGACGGGCGCGTCGAGGACGCTGTGCGCGACCTCGCCGGGCAGGGCGTGCGGCTGCTCGTCGCCGACCTGAAGGAGGACGCCCTGCTCGCTGCGGCGGCGGCGCCCGAGGCGGCCGACATGCTGATCTTCAACACCCGCGCCCCGGACGACGACCTGCGCAACGAGCGCTGCCGCGCCAACCTGCTGCATGTGACGCCCAGCCGACGGATGCAGGCCGACGCGCTGGCCCAGTATCTCGCGTCGCGGAAATGGATGAACTGGCTGCTGGTGGTCGGGCGGACGCCGGAGGACGCCGCCTACGCCGACGCGATCCGCGCCGCCGCCAAGCGCTACCGCGCCCGGATCGTCGAGGAGAAGCGCTGGGCCTTCGAGGACGCGAACCGCCGCGTCGACACCGGCCACGTCACCGTGCAGTCGGAAATCCTCACCTTCACCCAGGGCACCGAGCACGACGTGCTGGTCGTCGCCGACGAGGCGGACGGATTCGGCGAGTATCTGCTCTACCAGACATGGCTGCCCCGCCCGGTCGTCGGCACCCATGGGCTCGTCCCGACCGCGTGGTCGCGCGTGCATGAGCAGTGGGGGGCGACGCAGATCCACAGCCGCTTCGAGCGGCAGGCCGGGCGCTGGATGCGGCCGCGCGACTACACCGCCTGGATGGCCGTCCGCGCGGTGGGCGAGGCGGCGACGCGCACCAAGTCCGCCGACCCCGCGGCGCTTGCCGCCTTCGTGCGCGGCCCGGACTTTACCCTGCCGGCCTTCAAGGGGCAGGGCCTGACCTTCCGGGAGTGGGACGGGCAGCTACGGCAGCCGGTGCTGCTGGCCGGGCCGCGGGTGCTCGTCTCGGTGTCGCCGCAGCCGGGCTACCTGCACCAGTTCTCGGAACTCGACACGCTCGGCGACGATCGCCCGGAAAGCCGGTGCCGCAACCGCTGA
- the fhcD gene encoding formylmethanofuran--tetrahydromethanopterin N-formyltransferase, protein MRLNGVHIEDTFAEAFPMLGTRLVITADTPDWVQAAVVSMTGFATSVIACGCEAALERVLPSDETPDSRPGAAVLLFAMSKAELAKQVARRVGQCVMTCPGTACYAGLREGTVIPLGNALRYFGDGWQIAKRVGGRRYWRIPVMDGEFLCEAATAAVDGVGGGNFIILAADRRAGLAAAQAAVLAIRELPGAILPFPGGVVRSGSKIGGKYKGMIASTNTAFCPTLRAAVPVSLVPEGVESILELVIDGVSEAAVAAAMRAGIAAVADLGAAGGVVSVTAGNYGGKLGRYQFRLHEVMA, encoded by the coding sequence ATGAGGCTGAACGGCGTCCACATCGAGGACACCTTCGCCGAGGCCTTTCCCATGCTCGGCACGCGATTGGTGATCACCGCGGACACGCCGGACTGGGTCCAGGCGGCGGTGGTCAGCATGACGGGCTTCGCCACCTCGGTCATCGCCTGCGGCTGCGAGGCGGCGCTGGAGCGCGTGTTGCCATCCGATGAAACCCCGGACTCCCGGCCCGGCGCCGCGGTTCTGCTGTTCGCCATGTCCAAGGCGGAACTGGCGAAGCAGGTGGCCCGCCGCGTCGGGCAGTGCGTCATGACCTGCCCTGGGACGGCCTGCTACGCCGGGCTGCGGGAGGGTACCGTAATTCCCCTTGGCAACGCGCTGCGCTATTTCGGCGACGGCTGGCAGATCGCCAAGCGGGTCGGCGGCCGGCGCTATTGGCGCATCCCGGTCATGGACGGCGAGTTCCTGTGCGAGGCGGCCACCGCGGCGGTAGACGGCGTCGGCGGCGGCAACTTCATCATCCTGGCGGCGGACCGCCGCGCCGGACTGGCAGCGGCGCAGGCCGCGGTCCTGGCGATCCGCGAATTGCCGGGTGCCATCCTGCCCTTTCCCGGTGGGGTGGTCCGCTCCGGCTCCAAGATCGGCGGCAAGTACAAGGGGATGATCGCCTCCACCAACACCGCCTTCTGCCCGACCCTGCGGGCGGCGGTGCCGGTCTCGCTGGTGCCGGAGGGGGTGGAGTCCATCCTCGAACTGGTCATCGACGGGGTGAGCGAGGCGGCGGTCGCCGCCGCCATGCGCGCGGGGATCGCCGCGGTGGCGGATCTCGGCGCCGCGGGTGGGGTGGTGTCGGTCACCGCCGGCAATTACGGCGGCAAGCTCGGCCGTTACCAATTCCGGCTGCATGAGGTGATGGCATGA
- a CDS encoding ABC transporter ATP-binding protein — translation MDCFETAPPDPQARSGAAAAAPVLAVEGLSHSFGARATLDGVSFGVPAGRFTVLLGLNGAGKTTLFSLITRLYNTRQGSIRVFGADMRRHPAQALARIGVVFQQPTLDPDLTVIQNLRYHGGLHGLASVDIEARAGEELARIGLSERADERVRTLSGGQRRRVEIARALLHRPSLLLLDEPTVGLDIELRRQVLDHVHDLCRERGLAVLWATHLIDEARDGDGVVVLHHGRVLAAGRVEEVCAATGAATLGDAFARLTAKGTRE, via the coding sequence ATGGATTGCTTCGAAACGGCGCCTCCAGACCCGCAAGCCCGTTCCGGCGCCGCGGCGGCGGCCCCGGTCCTGGCGGTCGAGGGGCTGAGCCACAGCTTCGGGGCGCGGGCAACGCTGGACGGCGTGTCGTTCGGCGTTCCCGCGGGGCGGTTCACCGTGCTGCTGGGGCTCAACGGCGCCGGCAAGACGACGCTCTTCTCGCTGATTACGCGCCTCTACAACACCCGCCAGGGGAGCATCCGGGTCTTCGGCGCCGACATGCGCCGGCACCCGGCCCAGGCGCTGGCGCGCATCGGCGTGGTGTTCCAGCAGCCCACACTCGACCCGGACCTGACCGTCATCCAGAACCTGCGCTACCACGGCGGGCTGCACGGCTTGGCGTCCGTCGACATCGAAGCCCGGGCGGGGGAGGAACTGGCCCGCATCGGCTTGTCCGAGCGCGCGGACGAGCGGGTGCGCACCCTGTCCGGCGGGCAGCGGCGGCGGGTGGAGATCGCCCGCGCGCTGCTGCATCGCCCGAGCCTGCTGTTGCTGGACGAGCCGACCGTCGGGCTCGACATCGAACTGCGCCGGCAGGTCCTCGACCATGTGCACGATCTCTGCCGGGAGCGCGGGCTGGCCGTGCTGTGGGCGACCCATCTGATCGACGAGGCGCGCGACGGCGACGGCGTCGTGGTGCTGCACCATGGGCGCGTGCTGGCCGCCGGGCGGGTGGAGGAGGTGTGCGCCGCCACCGGCGCCGCGACCCTGGGCGACGCCTTCGCCCGCCTGACGGCGAAGGGGACCCGGGAATGA
- a CDS encoding formylmethanofuran dehydrogenase subunit A: protein MLTKLAGGRIYDPANGRDGAVGDLFVRDGRIVADPGPSSAPDEVHDLTGRVVMAGAIDIHSHIAGGKVNIARLLMAEEHRAAAEGPCGCVGLATPSTHATGCRYAQMGYTAAFEPAMLPSNARHAHLEMADIPLIDTGGYLVLGNDDLLLELLASGAGEEAVADYVGFMLNATRSLAVKAVNPGGINAFKYNQRRLDVDENGPFHAITPRRILTALAGAVQRLGIPHPLHLHGFNLGVPGNVEATLDSIAAVDGLRLHLTHVQFHAYGMEGDRKFSSAAARVAEAVNRRPNISVDVGQIMFGQTVTASADTMAQMNNAGLAHPKKWVMMDIECDAGCGVVPFRYRDKAFVNALQWAIGLELFLLIEDPWRIFLTTDHPNGAPFTSYPELIRLLMDRDHRLARMAELHPALPEHTILGSLTREYSLGEIATMTRAAPARILGLTDRGHLGPRAVADITVYTDRPDRRAMFEKPDLVFKDGRLIVCDGVVVAVLQGRTHVVEPAYDPKIESWMARRFDERMGQRLTHFRIAEEEIRGGTGLIRHACQPGVF from the coding sequence ATGCTGACGAAACTCGCCGGGGGGCGTATTTACGATCCGGCCAACGGGCGCGACGGCGCGGTGGGCGACCTGTTCGTCCGGGACGGGCGGATCGTCGCCGATCCCGGACCCAGCTCGGCGCCGGACGAGGTGCACGACCTGACCGGGCGGGTCGTGATGGCCGGCGCCATCGACATCCACAGCCACATCGCCGGCGGAAAGGTCAACATCGCGCGCCTGCTGATGGCGGAGGAGCATCGCGCGGCAGCGGAGGGGCCTTGCGGATGCGTCGGCCTCGCCACCCCGTCCACACACGCCACCGGCTGCCGCTACGCCCAGATGGGCTACACGGCGGCCTTCGAGCCGGCGATGCTGCCGAGCAACGCCCGCCACGCGCATCTGGAAATGGCCGACATTCCGCTGATCGACACCGGCGGCTATCTGGTGCTGGGCAACGACGACCTGCTGCTGGAGCTTCTCGCTTCCGGCGCCGGGGAGGAGGCGGTGGCCGATTACGTCGGCTTCATGCTGAACGCCACGCGCAGCCTCGCCGTCAAGGCGGTGAATCCCGGCGGCATCAACGCTTTCAAATACAACCAGCGCCGCCTCGACGTGGATGAGAACGGTCCATTTCATGCCATCACGCCGCGCCGCATCCTCACCGCCCTGGCTGGGGCGGTGCAGCGGCTGGGGATTCCGCACCCACTGCATCTGCACGGCTTCAACCTGGGTGTTCCCGGCAACGTCGAGGCGACGCTCGACAGCATCGCGGCGGTCGATGGTCTGCGGCTCCACCTCACCCACGTCCAGTTCCACGCCTACGGAATGGAAGGCGACCGGAAATTCTCCTCCGCCGCCGCGCGGGTGGCCGAGGCGGTCAACCGCCGGCCCAACATCTCGGTGGATGTCGGGCAGATCATGTTCGGCCAGACGGTGACCGCGTCGGCCGACACCATGGCGCAGATGAACAACGCCGGGCTCGCCCACCCGAAGAAATGGGTGATGATGGACATCGAATGCGACGCCGGCTGCGGCGTCGTGCCCTTCCGCTACCGCGACAAGGCCTTCGTCAACGCGCTGCAATGGGCGATCGGGCTGGAGCTGTTCCTGCTGATCGAGGACCCCTGGCGGATATTCCTCACCACCGACCACCCGAACGGCGCGCCCTTCACCAGCTATCCCGAGCTGATCCGCCTGCTGATGGACCGCGATCACCGCCTCGCCCGGATGGCGGAGCTGCACCCGGCGTTGCCGGAACACACCATCCTGGGGTCGCTGACGCGCGAGTATTCGCTGGGCGAGATCGCCACCATGACCCGCGCCGCGCCGGCGCGCATCCTGGGCCTGACCGACCGCGGCCATCTCGGGCCGAGGGCGGTCGCCGACATCACCGTCTACACCGACCGGCCGGACCGCCGCGCCATGTTCGAAAAGCCGGACCTCGTCTTCAAGGACGGCCGGCTGATCGTCTGCGACGGCGTGGTGGTGGCGGTCCTCCAGGGGCGCACGCATGTGGTCGAGCCCGCCTACGATCCAAAGATCGAATCCTGGATGGCGCGCCGCTTCGACGAGCGGATGGGTCAGCGGCTGACGCATTTCCGCATCGCGGAGGAGGAAATCCGCGGTGGCACCGGCCTGATCCGCCACGCCTGCCAGCCCGGAGTTTTCTGA
- a CDS encoding ABC transporter permease, giving the protein MNATLHWRCLRAVIVREGLRFVHQRERFFAALVRPLVWLAIFAVGFRAVLGLSIIPPYETYILYEDYVTPGLVAMIQLFNGMQSSLSMVYDREMGSMKTLLVSPLPRWYLLVCKLLAGVLVSIAQVYVFLAIAWFWGVQPPELGYLAVLPALVLSGLMLGALGLLLSSFIRQLENFAGVMNFVIFPMFFASSALYPLWRIREGSPTLAWIAGINPFTQAVELIRFALYLQFNGPAFLAVAACLALFLGGAILAYDPGRGFWARRGGPAEQG; this is encoded by the coding sequence ATGAACGCGACGCTCCACTGGCGTTGCCTGCGCGCGGTCATCGTCCGCGAGGGGCTGCGCTTCGTGCACCAGCGCGAGCGGTTCTTCGCCGCGCTGGTGCGGCCGCTGGTCTGGCTGGCCATCTTCGCGGTGGGGTTCCGGGCTGTCCTCGGCCTGTCGATCATCCCGCCCTACGAGACCTACATCCTCTACGAGGACTACGTGACGCCGGGGCTGGTGGCCATGATCCAGCTCTTCAACGGGATGCAGAGTTCACTGTCCATGGTCTACGACCGCGAGATGGGCAGCATGAAGACCCTGCTGGTCAGCCCGCTGCCGCGCTGGTACCTGCTGGTCTGCAAACTGCTGGCCGGCGTTCTGGTGTCCATCGCCCAAGTCTACGTCTTCCTCGCTATCGCTTGGTTCTGGGGCGTCCAGCCGCCGGAACTCGGCTATCTCGCCGTGCTGCCGGCTCTGGTGCTGAGCGGGCTGATGCTGGGCGCGCTCGGCCTCCTGCTCTCCTCCTTCATCCGGCAGCTGGAGAATTTCGCGGGCGTGATGAACTTCGTCATCTTCCCGATGTTCTTCGCCTCTTCCGCGCTGTATCCGCTGTGGCGCATCCGCGAGGGCAGCCCGACGCTCGCCTGGATCGCCGGGATCAACCCCTTCACCCAAGCCGTCGAGCTGATCCGCTTCGCTCTGTACCTGCAATTCAACGGACCGGCATTCCTGGCCGTCGCCGCGTGCCTCGCGCTGTTCCTGGGCGGAGCGATCCTCGCCTACGATCCCGGGCGGGGCTTCTGGGCCCGCCGCGGCGGCCCGGCGGAACAGGGGTGA
- a CDS encoding PQQ-dependent catabolism-associated beta-propeller protein, whose protein sequence is MSLTGGAARIGALALLGFAVAQPAQADTIFVSNEKSNTVSVVDGGKLQVVATIKVGRRPRGITFNEDMTRIFVCVGDDNRIDVIDVATQKVVDRLPSGPDPELFVLDPQGHRLYVANEDDNMVSVVDIASKKIIGEIQVGVEPEGMGVSPDGKILVNTSETTNMAHFIDTESHKIIDNVLVDARPRVAQFTGDGRFVWVSSEVGGTVSVIDAASRKLVHKISFAVQGVPRESIQPVGIQLTSDGQRAFVALGPANRVAEIDVKTYEVKRYHLVGQRVWNLALSPDEKRLYTTNGVSNDMSVMDLERGRVVKSISVGGAPWGVIVKP, encoded by the coding sequence ATGTCGTTAACCGGAGGAGCCGCCCGGATCGGCGCTTTAGCGTTGCTGGGCTTCGCCGTCGCCCAGCCCGCGCAGGCGGACACGATCTTCGTGTCGAACGAGAAGAGCAACACCGTCTCGGTGGTGGACGGCGGTAAGCTGCAGGTGGTCGCCACGATCAAGGTCGGCCGCCGGCCGCGCGGCATCACCTTCAACGAGGACATGACGCGGATCTTCGTCTGCGTCGGCGACGACAACCGGATCGACGTCATCGACGTGGCGACCCAGAAGGTCGTCGATCGGCTGCCCTCCGGCCCCGATCCGGAGCTGTTCGTGCTGGACCCGCAGGGGCACCGGCTCTACGTCGCCAACGAGGACGATAACATGGTCTCGGTGGTGGACATCGCGAGCAAGAAGATCATCGGCGAAATCCAGGTGGGGGTGGAGCCGGAGGGCATGGGCGTCAGCCCGGACGGCAAGATCCTGGTGAACACGTCCGAAACGACGAACATGGCCCATTTCATCGACACGGAGTCGCACAAGATCATCGACAACGTGCTGGTCGATGCGCGTCCGCGCGTCGCTCAGTTCACCGGGGATGGGCGGTTCGTCTGGGTGTCATCCGAGGTTGGCGGGACGGTCAGCGTCATCGACGCGGCCTCGCGCAAGCTCGTTCATAAGATCAGCTTCGCGGTCCAGGGTGTGCCGCGCGAATCCATCCAGCCGGTCGGCATCCAGCTGACCAGCGACGGACAGCGGGCCTTCGTCGCCCTCGGTCCGGCCAACCGGGTCGCCGAGATTGACGTCAAGACCTACGAGGTGAAGCGCTACCACCTCGTCGGCCAGCGCGTGTGGAATCTGGCGCTGTCGCCGGACGAGAAGCGCCTCTACACGACGAACGGCGTCAGCAACGACATGTCGGTGATGGATCTGGAGCGCGGCCGGGTCGTGAAGTCGATCTCGGTCGGCGGCGCGCCCTGGGGTGTGATCGTCAAGCCGTGA
- a CDS encoding formylmethanofuran dehydrogenase subunit C produces MSGIVLTIRDPAGPPIDMTGVLPERLAEGGREALAGLTLLRGRERHRLDALFALEDGGPTGVLILRPGGAVLDGVGTGMTTGELRVEGECGAYTGSAMRGGALNVVGNCGAFAAAEMSGGRLRIAGDAGDFLGAPLAGGTRGMSGGSVVVMGNAGDRVGERMRRGLIAVHGRVGSLCGARMIAGTIVVGAGCGPDAGQAMRRGSILLPREPEAVPSGFVDGGMNDWLFLKLMRKELIDGGAWPSGFPTAGTRARRLIGDRSAGGIGEVLVLADA; encoded by the coding sequence ATGAGCGGCATCGTCCTCACCATTCGAGACCCTGCCGGTCCGCCCATCGACATGACCGGCGTCCTGCCCGAACGGCTGGCCGAGGGCGGGCGGGAGGCGCTGGCCGGGCTGACGCTGCTCCGCGGTCGGGAGCGCCATCGGCTGGACGCGCTGTTCGCGCTGGAGGACGGTGGCCCGACCGGCGTCCTGATCCTGCGTCCCGGCGGTGCGGTGCTCGACGGGGTGGGGACCGGCATGACCACCGGGGAACTCCGGGTCGAGGGGGAGTGCGGCGCCTACACCGGCAGCGCCATGCGCGGCGGTGCGCTGAACGTCGTGGGCAACTGCGGCGCCTTTGCCGCCGCCGAAATGTCCGGCGGGCGCCTGCGCATCGCGGGCGATGCCGGGGACTTCCTGGGGGCGCCGCTGGCCGGCGGCACGCGTGGCATGAGCGGCGGCTCCGTCGTCGTCATGGGCAATGCCGGCGACCGTGTCGGCGAGCGGATGCGCCGTGGACTGATCGCCGTCCACGGACGGGTGGGGAGCCTGTGCGGCGCCCGGATGATCGCCGGGACCATCGTCGTCGGTGCCGGTTGCGGACCCGATGCGGGGCAGGCCATGCGCCGCGGCTCCATCCTGCTGCCGCGGGAGCCGGAGGCCGTTCCGTCCGGCTTCGTCGATGGCGGCATGAACGACTGGCTGTTTCTGAAGCTGATGCGGAAGGAGCTGATCGATGGCGGGGCATGGCCCAGTGGATTCCCAACCGCCGGAACCCGTGCCCGGCGCCTTATCGGCGACCGGTCGGCCGGGGGGATCGGAGAGGTGCTTGTTCTTGCGGACGCGTAG